From one Sorangium aterium genomic stretch:
- a CDS encoding M14 family metallopeptidase, which translates to MLLTRAEATGFRETSLHADVMRFVRALEGRNDPRLHVTTFGTSPGGRELPLLVLSKDGVRSPDEARRAGRPVVLMLDGIHPGEVEGKEASLALVRDLLDGRHPDWLDALVLLVVPLFNADGNDALDPRNRRLDLKKLTGQPGPVVGTRTQSQGINLNRDYLRQAAPEMRLLQRRVCIPWAPDLTIDNHATNGSVHRFQMTVDVPHTIESGRPEPIAMVRDRLVPDVIAAVRRRGFESGWYGNFVEDERVLDADGEVDPASPVGLGWMTYPHHPRFGSNYRGLTGRLDLLLECYSYLPFEERVQTASAWQIEALSWVATHADAVREVVAASARPPERVAVRYRLEPTGAPIDILTRSPRAFDGEPVTLRIPHHARFVGTTVVDRPRAYLVPPAIAEALRRHGLRVEPAGGIYDVEVARVASLGAEGGRAILEAARVGEVSVRWREEARRAPEGWSRVDTEQPLGAIAVYLCEPESDDGAVENGLVEAPAIGDEHPAWRVR; encoded by the coding sequence ATGCTGCTCACCCGCGCCGAAGCCACCGGATTCCGGGAGACCTCCCTGCACGCCGACGTGATGCGGTTCGTCCGCGCGCTCGAAGGCCGCAACGACCCGCGCTTGCACGTGACCACCTTCGGGACCAGCCCGGGCGGGAGGGAGCTGCCGCTCCTCGTGCTGTCCAAGGACGGCGTGCGATCCCCGGACGAGGCCCGCCGCGCCGGGCGCCCCGTGGTGCTGATGCTCGACGGGATCCACCCCGGCGAGGTGGAGGGCAAGGAGGCCAGCCTCGCGCTCGTCCGCGATCTGCTCGACGGCCGCCACCCGGACTGGCTCGATGCCCTCGTGCTCCTCGTCGTTCCTCTGTTCAACGCCGATGGCAACGACGCGCTCGACCCGCGGAACCGCCGCCTCGACCTCAAGAAGCTCACCGGCCAGCCAGGTCCCGTCGTGGGCACCCGCACCCAGAGCCAGGGCATCAACCTGAACCGCGACTACCTCCGCCAGGCCGCGCCCGAGATGCGCCTGCTCCAGCGGCGCGTGTGCATCCCCTGGGCGCCCGATCTCACGATCGACAACCACGCGACCAACGGGTCTGTGCACCGGTTCCAGATGACGGTCGACGTGCCGCACACCATCGAGTCCGGCCGCCCCGAGCCGATCGCGATGGTGCGCGACCGCCTGGTCCCCGACGTGATCGCCGCGGTCCGGCGGCGCGGCTTCGAGAGCGGCTGGTACGGCAACTTCGTCGAGGACGAGCGGGTGCTCGACGCGGACGGCGAGGTCGACCCGGCCTCGCCCGTCGGCCTCGGCTGGATGACCTACCCGCACCACCCGCGGTTCGGCTCGAACTACCGCGGGCTCACGGGGCGGCTCGACCTGCTCCTCGAGTGCTACAGCTATCTCCCGTTCGAGGAGCGCGTCCAGACCGCCTCGGCGTGGCAGATCGAGGCCCTCTCCTGGGTCGCCACCCACGCCGACGCGGTCCGCGAGGTCGTGGCCGCGAGCGCCCGGCCGCCGGAGCGCGTCGCGGTCCGGTACCGCCTCGAGCCGACCGGGGCCCCGATCGACATCCTGACGCGCAGCCCGCGGGCGTTCGACGGCGAGCCTGTCACCCTGCGGATCCCGCACCACGCGCGGTTCGTCGGGACCACCGTGGTGGATCGGCCGCGGGCGTACCTCGTGCCGCCGGCGATCGCCGAGGCCCTGCGCCGGCACGGCCTCCGCGTCGAGCCGGCCGGGGGCATCTACGACGTCGAGGTCGCCCGGGTGGCGTCGCTCGGCGCCGAGGGCGGACGGGCGATCCTGGAGGCGGCCCGGGTCGGCGAGGTGTCGGTGCGGTGGCGCGAGGAGGCCCGGCGGGCCCCCGAGGGCTGGTCCCGGGTCGACACCGAGCAGCCGCTCGGCGCCATCGCCGTGTACCTGTGCGAGCCGGAGAGCGACGACGGGGCGGTCGAGAACGGCCTGGTGGAGGCGCCCGCCATCGGGGACGAGCACCCGGCGTGGCGGGTACGGTGA